The Candidatus Zixiibacteriota bacterium DNA segment TAGACCCAGCCGACGGTTCCACCCGATGGCAGACTGAAACCGGCTCCCGGGTCAGTGTCCCGCCATCGGCCGGTCACGGGCTGATCTTTCAGCCGGTCGGCCAGAATCAGATCGTCGCCCTGGACGCTGCCGATGGCAGCGAGCGTTACCGCGTGACGTTGCCGTCCCCGGTCGCCGCGCCGGTTGCAGTCGGCAGTGTGGTCGTAGCAGCCGACATCGGCGGGACCGTTACGGCAATAGTGCCTTCCGACGGCTCCGTTGTCTGGAGGCAGGATGTCGGCCACCCGATCTGGGCCGCGCCGGCTGTGTCCGAGACGTCCGTAATTGTCGGTACCAACGGCGGTGATGTAGTCGCTCTCGATCCGGCGACCGGAAAGATCCGCTGGCGCTATCATGTGTTGACCGTCGTACGGGCGGCCCCGCTGATTGCAGGCTCGTTTGTTGTGACCGCCACGATGGCCGGCGAGGTGTTTGTGCTGAACCGAACAACCGGCGACCTCGTCGACCGAGTCGCGCTCAAAGGCGCGGTGACGGCATCGCCGGTGACCGATGGTCGACGTGTTGTCGTCGCCACCGACAAAGGATACATAACCTGTTTCGGGGAAACCGATGAACACAAATCTCGTTCGGCCGACGCGCGAATCCACTCTCAGGACGGATCTTAACGAACTCGCCCACGCCCTGGTCCGGGAAACCGCCATGGCTGCGAAAAAGGTTGCGATCTACGGCGGGGACCACCCGGTTGCCGAAAAAGCCGTGGCCAAACCGTTCGTCTTCCTCAGCCAGGTCTTTCACTTCCGCCACTTCGTCAACATCAACCTCCAGAAGGGATATCTCCATCTGGCCAATATCCGGATAAAAGAGTCCGTGTTCACGGCCCAGTTG contains these protein-coding regions:
- a CDS encoding PQQ-binding-like beta-propeller repeat protein, with the protein product MTRVRIVLALAVIALAGCSGRYTLDREHLNEPAPWPFFRGHADASGAVDGAFNGRLSVVWQHRTNGKPAGPLTVYYGTLVYPGTRKKVEFFDIATGDLLGKLKSGGYTQAGMVMSDSLGFYLLDARKHRLQAVNLLNHDDLWQLPVKEAAGGTILVNNSLIIGCASGQVLAVDPADGSTRWQTETGSRVSVPPSAGHGLIFQPVGQNQIVALDAADGSERYRVTLPSPVAAPVAVGSVVVAADIGGTVTAIVPSDGSVVWRQDVGHPIWAAPAVSETSVIVGTNGGDVVALDPATGKIRWRYHVLTVVRAAPLIAGSFVVTATMAGEVFVLNRTTGDLVDRVALKGAVTASPVTDGRRVVVATDKGYITCFGETDEHKSRSADARIHSQDGS